The following proteins are co-located in the Plasmodium vinckei vinckei genome assembly, chromosome: PVVCY_11 genome:
- a CDS encoding secreted ookinete protein, putative, giving the protein MKYFFVSAYLFFCCFLYNNFVLNEKIIPISPAGRNKLKKITERDDDFKINIHAPVEDTEEVLESLDSLMRVEEIQRKVDEEEFMNTKQRLLKVHKKRIQDILSLAFEPLHDLLPNPLQYLITKDVHSYIKSLEE; this is encoded by the exons ATGAAATACTTTTTTGTTTCAGcctatttgtttttttgttgttttctctataataattttgttctaaatgaaaaaattattcccATAAGCCCT GCTGGCCGCaataagttaaaaaaaattacagaGCGCGATGACGatttcaaaataaacatacat GCCCCGGTTGAAGATACAGAAGAAGTACTTGAGTCTTTGGATTCATTAATGAGGGTCGAAGAAATTCAAAGAAAAGTCGATGAAGAAGAGTTTATGAACACTAAACAAAGATTACTAAAAGTtcacaaaaaaagaattca GGATATTCTTTCTTTAGCATTTGAGCCTCTTCATGATTTGTTGCCAAATCCATTACAATATTTAATCACTAAGG atGTCCATTCGTATATAAAGAGTTTGGAAGAATAA
- a CDS encoding DNA polymerase epsilon catalytic subunit A, putative, translated as MALQARTKGWEKDSKINTDYEYEKLVKLEDKFKIKTWIDKGEKEGYLYNIVPTTMSVLVKDSSKTQKKTGVHMYFVSDNNKTWRLTLFYRPYFYLKTKNIYNYEAVSNYLKKELGKYNVEIEFVKKDDISLFDHLNKKRSYLNNIFFKLSFDTIENLVRSRSFLERIIERNKKSKDDNNDKHIFNDDELSYSKLEFSCKNDTYVKYEQGKDDKEKEQVNGFTNNDDTNKDNYNNTKTDTKQKGNKFTNNENGSSGGNTLETSNNILNMNDIIVNMKKIILSKEEIMSEIIELYEYDVKYTTRLCIDKNIRCGLWYKVTRLEDELYTEEIYFEVLKKEILAPLNVLAWDIECYKDELKFPDKEKDEIILISYMYNAQGYLIVNRNVMSKNIREFLYKPNNEYSGAGTFKIFNEQNEYFLLKRFIEHIKLLRIHIFVTYNGDFFDIPYLYRRCEINNISVPKEIGFIMNNKKECSCNFILNIDAYKWVERDSYLPNGSRTLKSVCKIKLKYNPTEVDPELMVPIARNNPQHLAVYSVSDAVATFYLYDKFIHSFLFALCSIIPMNPDNVLRQGSGTLCEQLLMAEAYKKNILFPNKSKPIYNQYFTDTSNKKKYFIYDDSFVGGKVQSLKCGIYRDDLKENFHLDSNTYKYLLNNVDNIIDFWIQKDLNKNLNINDKKYVNKKQILNIESIKNDIIQKLTFFIQNPNISSCPNIYHLDVAAMYPNIILSHRLQPNAIITPDHCFNCSYYKQRHLCQKKMTWKRKLEISPIDYGHILSLKQDLKTRLFYPQTPYFKIENNEDSESTESDAIVKPVVNKKKSWNELTEKQQHDELMKVIKECSQKVFKKTKVAKEVDASSLICQRENPFYVDTVKTFRDRRYVYKRGLKECEHERRELLKQSKINYVKIHELDEKILLNDSLQLAHKCILNSFYGYVKRKSSRWYSDQMGAVVTYTGSQIINDAFKLIDKIGIPMELDTDGIWCMLPKRFPEIYDAYILDKNELNNIKLYENMTEDEIKNNKNIKKTNFEFPTNILNLEMHKKWTNHQYLIYNEKTNDYDCISKNEIFFELDGPWHSMFLPASEKSDDLLKKRYVVFNDKYKISELKGFEIKRRGELRIIQKFQSEIFNNFLKGKTKEESYYYASLTANKWKNLMDSKAIDIENDDELFDLILAKKVLNKSVKEQPNAKSLGITTAKRLSELLSNTSYIEDNNVSTQFIIASKPMGSDVTFRAIPIQIFKTNVDTQIFYLSKWLGVQLPPNTPVNVRDIIDWDYYKQKLEVQILKLVIIPAIKQNINNPITSISIPDWLEKQINISEEKQKKITSFFVKREKPEMLSNNIKKDHLEIETDIANDTANYNGTDMLDNNSSIVKKYDDENQLRDKNDAFSIDELGNNVGSTKTKKRLLEQCLLDNFISKKNKIILINDDGTNNIVSSLQYKKGNSLGIHAENNTNYILIDNQKINVTTLKQVELYKIFETNFKNWILITNKIWKNNRAQIRKIKNEEKNKKKQQTSLSFNDDGPQSNEHNYKLNNLSNLDPKYMHIIQNPMDIVYLYKKNKKVGGNKRENQKQKNSRKSGKGNNSGKNNTTEKNRTNNNPNTTKNDKKETLLKPYLKYFKHDDEYDSSSSDENNDELDDMNDLFNKEDILDANDDDGIYYAIVSLKNTNKFYKIKLQIYRHIYINNYNPLDIKSNKNITIKLLSTNSENTVFKSKPNANFFLPRNVKIFNLYEFIMSEKYFNKYIINTLNANYHESIISVYETKIPLYFDFLSRYGNSVEIESNNYNCIFDENKCFKSHCFTRIENNPGKKISTNYLDDVHIIYINIFHTLVDNICNRIFINVYDQFEDDTNETLFGNKIMYSGIGKEENDFDPYQQFAKFLRLEKMYAQLSGNNYDNDNNNWNSFSKNANTETTKGIENGENMNSFIPNFKKDELKKKAMNTIFDKEFFIKNVERDFLFLYHYRKFDIYYEDNPNVYKVLEYLDLYLNKYRANILTGKKKYIFYVCSTIDRSKLGWWSTNKYFPCYFYKIENPHKYQNIPQKNYKENAFNLSLELFYQNYHKVEEDINFARISNIPLFNLLNVKKNNQKHKFIYDTLYASFLKKSKGILWLSYFGNSDLGIPYLNINNFCDYDLVKKNIDIVNQGIYRGYIVHLFFNESLIFNSVRLFTKYASVQNKEYVSVTNTKKEQQNESKTEIEKKYNQKNKFTYGNSEFSKNRIKKEMNNNNDHNKNEKKNIERETDQGNNDDDLSTTDDNGLETSNNIIDEYENDDINEKKSYVKNKYDINDIVEYNSHVSQFSNFAFKLLGQCLEYLISKISSLSLLTTNKTFESISEIFTSFYSWISNNSSLLYDVALYNKVLECSEMYQNNLINIIKKKFNSNIIYADLRNFVISFNEYSVISGRNILKNLITYFSHNDSIYANVPFHIKQEYIAACQFDKYNFIRYKEYYNPNEENTDENLKIIEYLPPICESFLRYVLDAITLNPLQDILALYENKAKLGTNEEHLEIQKDEKNYFNIILKTDKLTDKINLAQRANLKYIYDKSFDELEEVCETFSLINESIDVLSFKIEEKLKNLWFMPGNVYKKVMKSIKYKNYLIENYWPYDTDIDENNLNLAPFLFPQTLGNLAKKQNNWRLEIVKFCIFLMQNDKLLNLENENSNEAFHEKRHELYEMIDDSEYNRKNTLWTSPCHELTLKDIFCENCSSVNHMNVVTSLVEAEINGKRSFIWLCKNCNSKYDNEFIETKILSHLQDTFDAYNAQDLVCNNCNAIKSFHRRAICKCGKAFVPRLEISNWIQTLEILENLANMLNMPLLLDVLKSMKTYLI; from the exons atggcgTTACAAGCTAGGACAAAAGGTTGGGAAAAAGATTCGAAAATAAATACTGATTATGAATATGAAAAGCTTGTCAAATTAGAAGATAaattcaaaattaaaacatgGATAGATAAGGGTGAGAAGGAGGGATATCTCTATAATATTGTCCCTACTACTATGAGTGTGTTAGTAAAAGATTCCAGCAAGacccaaaaaaaaacag GTGTTCATATGTATTTCGTTTCGGACAACAACAAAACGTGGAGACTTACATTATTTTACCGACCctacttttatttaaaaactaagaatatatacaacTATGAAGCAGTTagtaattatttaaaaaaggaactaggaaaatataatgtcGAAATtgaatttgtaaaaaaagatgATATAAGTTTATTTGATcatttaaacaaaaaaagaagttatttaaataatatttttttcaaactaTCCTTTGATACTATCGAAAATTTAGTAAGATCAAGAAGTTTTTTGGAAAGAATAAtagaaagaaataaaaaaagtaaagatgacaataatgataaacatatatttaatgatgATGAATTATCATATAGTAAGTTAGAATTTTCATGTAAAAATGATacatatgtaaaatatgaGCAAGGAAAAGATGATAAAGAAAAGGAACAAGTAAATGGATTTACTAACAATGATGACACAAATAAAGACAATTATAATAACACAAAAACAGATACCAAACAAAAAGGAAACAAATTTACAAACAATGAAAATGGAAGTAGTGGGGGAAATACCCTAGAAACTTCTAATAATATACTTAATATGAATGatattattgttaatatgaaaaaaattattttaagtaaagaagaaataatgagtgaaataattgaattatatgaatatgatGTAAAATATACTACACGTTTATGTAtagacaaaaatataagatgTGGTTTATGGTATAAAGTTACAAGATTAGAAGATGAACTTTATACtgaagaaatatattttgaagttttgaaaaaggaaatattaGCACCCTTAAATGTTCTTGCATGGGATATAGAATGTTATAAAgatgaattaaaatttccagataaagaaaaagatgaaatcattttaatatcatatatgtataatgcTCAAGGTTATTTAATAGTTAATCGAAATGTAAtgagtaaaaatatacgagaatttttatacaaacctaataatgaatattcaGGAGCTGGtacatttaaaatttttaatgagcaaaatgaatatttctTATTAAAAAGGTTTATAGAACATATCAAATTATTAcgtatacatatatttgttacATATAATGGagatttttttgatataccATATTTATACAGAAGAtgtgaaataaataatataagtgTTCCAAAAGAAATTGGGTTCATTATgaataacaaaaaagaatgttcatgtaattttatattaaatatagatGCATATAAATGGGTAGAAAGAGATTCTTATTTACCCAATGGATCGAGAACATTAAAAAGTGtttgtaaaattaaattaaaatataatccaACAGAAGTAGATCCTGAACTTATGGTCCCCATTGCTAGAAATAACCCACAACATTTAGCTGTCTATAGTGTTTCGGATGCTGTTgcaacattttatttatatgataaatttattcACAGCTTTTTATTTGCACTATGTTCTATAATACCTATGAATCCTGATAATGTGCTAAGACAAGGTAGTGGAACTTTATGTGAACAACTTTTAATGGCAGaagcatataaaaaaaatattttatttccaaaTAAATCGAAGCCTATTTATAATCAATATTTTACTGATActagtaataaaaaaaaatattttatttatgatgATTCATTTGTTGGAGGAAAAGTACAAAGTTTAAAATGTGGAATTTATAGGGATGATTTGaaagaaaattttcatttagattctaatacatataaatatttattaaataatgttgataatattatagaTTTTTGGATTCAAAaagatttaaataaaaatctgaatattaatgataaaaaatatgtgaataaaaaacaaattttaaatatcgaaagtattaaaaatgatattattcaaaaattaacattttttattcagaACCCAAATATAAGTTCATGCcctaatatatatcatttagaTGTGGCTGCAATGTAtccaaatattatattatcacaTAGATTACAGCCTAATGCTATAATCACACCCGACCATTGCTTTAATTGTTCTTATTATAAACAAAGACATTTatgtcaaaaaaaaatgacttGGAAAAGAAAGCTTGAAATATCCCCTATTGATTATGGTCATATTTTATCTCTAAAACAGGACTTAAAGACACGACTATTTTATCCCCAAACCCCTTACTTCAAAATAGAGAACAATGAAGATTCAGAAAGTACCGAAAGTGATGCAATTGTGAAGCCCGTGGTTAACAAAAAGAAATC ATGGAATGAACTAACTGAGAAGCAGCAACACGACGAACTGATGAAGGTGATAAAAGAGTGCTCTCAAAAAGTATTCAAAAAGACAAAGGTTGCAAAGGAAGTAGATGCATCTAGTTTGATTTGCCAAAGAGAAAATCCATTTTATGTTGATACAGTAAAAACATTTAGAGACAGAAgatatgtttataaaagaGGATTAAAAGAATGTGAACATGAAAGGAGAGAACTATTAAAACAgagtaaaataaattatgttaAAATTCATGAATtagatgaaaaaatattattaaatgattCATTACAATTAGCtcataaatgtatattaaaTAGTTTTTATGGATAtgtaaaaagaaaaagtagTAGATGGTATTCAGATCAAATGGGAGCAGTTGTTACATATACTGGATCTCAGATTATAAATGATgcttttaaattaattgatAAAATTGGTATACCTATGGAATTAGATACAGATGGTATCTGGTGTATGCTACCAAAACGTTTTCCTGAAATATATGATGCATACATAttagataaaaatgaactaaacaatattaaactatatgaaaatatgactgaggatgaaataaaaaataataaaaatattaaaaaaacaaacttTGAATTTccaacaaatatattaaatcttgaaatgcataaaaaatggactAACCATCAATACTTAAtctataatgaaaaaactaACGATTATGATTGTATaagtaaaaatgaaatattttttgaattagaTGGTCCATGGCATAGTATGTTTTTGCCTGCATCTGAAAAATCAGAcgatttattaaaaaagagaTATGTTGTatttaatgataaatataaaataagtgAATTAAAAGGTTttgaaattaaaagaagAGGAGAATTAagaattatacaaaaatttcaaagtgaaatatttaataacttcttaaaaggaaaaacaaaagaagaatcatattattatgcatCTTTGACTGCaaataaatggaaaaatttAATGGATTCTAAAGCTATagatatagaaaatgatgatgaattatttgatttaattttagctaaaaaagttttaaaCAAATCAGTAAAAGAACAACCAAATGCAAAAAGTTTGGGTATAACAACTGCAAAAAGATTAAGTGAATTATTAAGTAATACGAGTTATATAGAAGATAATAATGTATCTACACAGTTTATCATTGCATCTAAACCCATGGGTTCTGATGTCACATTTAGAGCCATTCCAATACAAATCtttaaaacaaatgtagatacacaaatattttatctaaGTAAATGGCTAGGTGTCCAATTACCTCCAAATACCCCAGTCAATGTTAGAGATATTATAGATTGGgattattataaacaaaaattagAAGTGCAAATTTTGAAGCTAGTTATTATACCCGctattaaacaaaatattaataaccCAATCACTTCCATATCAATTCCTGATTGGCTAGAAAAAcagataaatatttcagaggaaaaacaaaaaaaaattacctcattttttgttaaaagAGAGAAACCTGAGATGCtaagtaataatataaagaagGATCATTTAGAAATCGAAACGGATATAGCCAATGATACAGCAAATTATAATGGAACCGATATGTTAGATAATAATTCTAGTATAGTTAAAAAGTATGATGATGAAAATCAATTAAGGGACAAAAATGATGCATTTTCTATTGATGAATTGGGGAATAATGTAGGGTCgacaaaaacaaaaaaacgATTATTAGAGCAATGCTTATTAGacaattttatatctaagaaaaataaaataattttaataaatgatgatggaacaaataatattgtaaGCAGTTTACAATATAAGAAAGGTAATTCTCTAGGTATTCATGCAGAAAATAACACCaactatattttaattgataatcaaaaaattaatgttaCCACTTTAAAACAAgttgaattatataaaatatttgaaaccaattttaaaaactggattttaattacaaataaaatatggaaaaataatagagcTCAAATccgaaaaataaaaaatgaagaaaaaaataaaaaaaaacaacaaaCAAGTTTATCATTCAATGATGATGGACCACAAAGTAATgaacataattataaacTAAATAATTTGTCTAATTTAGAtccaaaatatatgcacattATTCAAAATCCCATGgatattgtttatttatataaaaaaaataaaaaagtaggAGGAAACAAACGGGAAAatcaaaaacaaaaaaatagtagaAAAAGTGGAAAGGGTAATAATtcaggaaaaaataataccaCTGAAAAAAACCGAACAAATAACAATCCTAATACaacaaaaaatgacaaaaaagaaacatTACTTAAaccatatttaaaatattttaagcaTGACGATGAATATGATTCATCAAGTtctgatgaaaataatgatgaattAGATGATATGAACGATTTGTTCAATAAAGAGGATATTTTAGATGCAAACGATGATGATGGTATTTATTATGCCATTgtatcattaaaaaatacaaataaattttataaaataaaactacaaatatatagacatatatatataaataattataatccattagatataaaaagtaataaaaatattacaataaaattattatcaacAAATAGTGAAAATACAGTATTTAAATCAAAACCAAAtgctaatttttttcttccaagaaatgttaaaatatttaatttatatgaatttattatgtctgaaaaatattttaataaatatataatcaatACATTAAATGCTAATTATCATGAAAGTATAATATCAGTATATGAAACAAAAATTCCATTATACTTTGACTTTTTAAGTAGATATGGAAATTCAGTTGAAATAgaatcaaataattataattgtatatttgatgaaaataaatgttttaaatcACATTGTTTTACTAGAATAGAAAATAATccaggaaaaaaaatatctacCAATTATTTAGATGATGtacacataatatatattaacatattTCACACACTTgttgataatatatgtaatagaatatttataaatgtttATGACCAATTTGAGGATGATACAAATGAAACTCTGtttggaaataaaattatgtatagTGGTATTggaaaagaagaaaatgattttGATCCATATCAGCAGTTTGCTAAATTTTTAAGGCTTGAGAAAATGTATGCCCAATTAAGTGGTAATAATTATGACAACGATAATAACAATTGGAATAGCTTCtcaaaaaatgcaaatacCGAAACAACAAAAGGAATTGAAAATGgtgaaaatatgaatagcTTTATtccaaattttaaaaaagatgaacttaaaaaaaaagcaatgAATACTATATTCGATaaagaattttttataaaaaatgttgaaagagattttctatttttatatcattatagAAAATTTGACATTTATTATGAAGATAATCCAAATGTTTATAAGGTTTTAGAATATTTAGATCTATATCTAAATAAATATCGTGCAAACATATTAACaggaaaaaagaaatatattttttatgtttgttCTACTATTGATAGAAGCAAACTAGGTTGGTGGAGtactaataaatatttcccttgttatttttataaaattgaaaaccctcataaatatcaaaatattccacaaaaaaattacaaagaAAATgcatttaatttatctttAGAATTATTCtatcaaaattatcataaaGTTGAAGAAGACATTAACTTTGCTAGAATATCGAACATACCTTTATTTAACCTTCTTAatgtcaaaaaaaataatcaaaaacataaatttatatatgatacaTTATATgcttcttttttaaaaaaatcaaaaggTATTTTATGGTTATCTTACTTTGGAAACTCTGATTTGGGTATTCCATAtctaaatattaataatttttgtgaTTATGATTtggttaaaaaaaatatagatatagTTAACCAAGGTATATACAGAGGATATAttgttcatttatttttcaatgaatcccttatttttaatagtgTTCGactttttacaaaatatgcCAGTGTCCAAAACAAGGAATATGTTTCTGTCACAAATACTAAAAAGGAACAACAAAATGAGTCTAAAAcagaaatagaaaaaaaatataaccaaaaaaataagtttaCATATGGAAATAGCGAATTTTCGAAaaatagaataaaaaaagaaatgaataacaataacgatcataataaaaatgaaaaaaaaaatattgaacgAGAAACAGATCAAGGAAATAACGACGATGATCTTTCAACAACAGATGATAATGGACTAGAAACATCTAATAACATTATTgatgaatatgaaaatgatgatattaatgaaaaaaaaagttatgtgaaaaataaatatgatattaATGATATTGTAGAATATAATTCACATGTTTCACAATTTAGTAATTTTgcttttaaattattaggCCAATGCTtagaatatttaatatctaaaatttcttcattatcattattaacTACTAATAAAACTTTTGAAAGTATTTctgaaatatttacatcCTTTTATTCTTGGATTTCGAATAATTCTAGTTTGTTATATGACGTtgcattatataataaagttTTAGAGTGCTCCGAAATGTACCAaaacaatttaattaatattataaaaaagaaatttaattctaatattatttatgcaGATTTAAgaaattttgtaatatcTTTTAATGAATATTCAGTTATTTCAGGtcgaaatattttaaaaaatctaattacatatttttcacaTAATGATTCAATATATGCAAATGTTCCTTTTCACATAAAACAAGAATATATAGCTGCATGCCaatttgataaatataattttataagatataaagaatattataatcctaatgaagaaaataccgatgaaaatttaaaaataattgaataTCTACCACCTATATGTGAATCGTTTTTACGATATGTATTAGACGCTATTACACTGAACCCATTACAAGATATATTAGCgctttatgaaaataaagcaAAATTGGGAACAAATGAGGAACATCTGGAAATAcaaaaagatgaaaaaaactattttaatataatattaaaaacagACAAACTTactgataaaataaatctaGCACAAAGagcaaatttaaaatatatttatgataaATCATTTGATGAACTAGAAGAAGTGTGTGAAACTTTCTCCTTAATAAATGAAAGCATAGATGtattatcttttaaaattgaagaaaaattaaaaaatttatggtTTATGCCAggaaatgtatataaaaaagttatgAAATCAATcaagtataaaaattatttaatagaAAATTATTGGCCTTATGATACTGAtattgatgaaaataatttaaatttagcACCATTTTTATTCCCTCAAACTTTAGGAAATTTAgcaaaaaaacaaaataattggAGATTAGAAATTGTTAaattttgcatttttttaatgcaaaatgataaattactaaatttggaaaatgaaaattctAATGAAGCTTTTCATGAAAAAAGACATGAACTATATGAAATGATAGATGATAGTGAATACAACCGAAAAAATACTTTATGGACAAGTCCGTGTCATGAGTTAACattaaaagatatattttgtgAAAACTGCTCATCAGTTAATCATATGAATGTTGTAACAAGTTTAGTAGAAGCAGAAATTAATGGAAAGCGATCTTTTATTTGGTTATGCAAAAACTGCAATTCAAAATATGACAATGAATTTATCGAAACTAAAATTTTATCACATCTCCAAGATACTTTTGATGCATATAAC GCACAAGATCTTGTGTGCAACAATTGTAATGCTATCAAATCATTTCACAGAAGAGCTATTTGTAAGTGTGGAAAAGCATTTGTACCTCGATTAGAAATAAGTAATTGGATCCAAACATTAGAAATATTGGAAAATTTAGCTAATATGCTAAATATGCCACTATTATTAGATGTTTTAAAATCGATGAAAACATATCTTATATGA